The following proteins are encoded in a genomic region of Chloracidobacterium sp.:
- a CDS encoding Stp1/IreP family PP2C-type Ser/Thr phosphatase, translated as MELTQTAQQLTSAAVSDRGLSEKRPQNEDSYLEMPDVGIFAVADGVGGAQAGEVASQMAVEILAEAFTNRAVNSDPEMVMKVALEKANSAIYQMSNDVSQLAKMATTIVAVYIDNDVATIAHVGDSRVYRIEPTGTIRRETEDHSMVADEVRAGRMTQEQAENHPGKNIINRALGAETDVDIDLKTIMIAPGTTFLLCSDGITRHIPDSELQAIINAHEDLSAACARLKEVCYERGAEDNLTAVLARTPAAAFETAPEPIKRAAETDILALPDEEDTLISARFHSANGSDDNLLELEDDVVDGYHEDAPTELPISEVEATDPEQTVPAAVDATQSAEPETAPPPMAAPSSVAEAEAAASQPAPMYNNEMFSQAGSEPSSGVFGKAVGFTALFILGTLVGIAIYHFAFRPSTEIAAPEPLTEMQSPNIPFTSFEGLRREIDRDPALYVAKHTAPEDAEDHYLLGRAYLLTGDSVKARAEFTEARKLLPNSDQVNQKSLENDIAIGMAVTSDTTIQRLLKKELETSVSSAANAATPNR; from the coding sequence ATGGAACTTACACAAACTGCTCAGCAATTGACATCTGCGGCCGTGAGTGACCGCGGCTTGAGCGAGAAACGCCCTCAAAACGAGGACTCTTATCTCGAAATGCCCGATGTCGGCATCTTTGCCGTCGCTGACGGAGTCGGAGGTGCGCAGGCGGGCGAGGTCGCGTCGCAAATGGCAGTTGAGATACTCGCCGAAGCATTTACTAATCGAGCGGTGAATTCCGACCCGGAAATGGTGATGAAGGTTGCCCTCGAAAAGGCGAACAGCGCGATCTATCAAATGTCGAATGACGTATCGCAGTTGGCAAAGATGGCAACTACGATCGTTGCCGTTTACATCGACAATGATGTCGCAACGATCGCACATGTTGGTGATTCGCGCGTCTATCGTATAGAGCCGACAGGCACGATACGCCGCGAAACAGAAGATCACTCAATGGTTGCCGATGAAGTTCGCGCGGGTCGAATGACCCAGGAACAAGCTGAGAACCATCCCGGAAAAAATATCATTAACAGAGCGCTCGGAGCCGAGACTGACGTAGATATTGACCTAAAGACCATAATGATCGCTCCGGGAACGACGTTCCTGCTTTGTTCTGACGGCATTACGAGGCATATACCCGATAGTGAGCTTCAGGCGATCATCAACGCCCACGAAGACCTTTCCGCCGCCTGTGCGCGATTAAAAGAGGTTTGCTATGAGCGAGGTGCTGAAGACAACTTAACGGCAGTTCTTGCCCGAACACCTGCTGCCGCTTTTGAAACAGCACCGGAGCCGATCAAGCGTGCGGCCGAGACCGATATCCTTGCTCTCCCGGACGAAGAGGACACGCTGATCTCCGCTCGTTTTCATAGCGCCAACGGGTCTGATGATAACCTTCTTGAGCTGGAAGACGATGTCGTAGACGGGTATCACGAAGATGCGCCGACAGAGTTACCAATATCTGAGGTTGAGGCAACCGATCCGGAACAAACCGTTCCGGCGGCGGTTGACGCAACCCAAAGCGCCGAGCCGGAAACAGCCCCTCCGCCGATGGCCGCACCGTCAAGTGTTGCGGAAGCAGAAGCCGCCGCATCTCAGCCGGCCCCGATGTACAACAATGAGATGTTTTCGCAGGCCGGGAGCGAACCGTCGTCAGGCGTATTCGGCAAAGCGGTCGGTTTTACTGCACTCTTCATTCTCGGGACGCTTGTGGGCATTGCGATCTATCATTTTGCATTTCGGCCTTCGACCGAGATCGCCGCTCCTGAACCCTTGACGGAAATGCAGTCGCCAAATATTCCGTTCACAAGCTTTGAAGGACTAAGACGCGAGATCGATAGAGATCCTGCCCTCTATGTCGCAAAGCACACAGCACCTGAAGATGCTGAGGATCATTATCTGCTCGGACGAGCATACTTATTGACAGGCGATAGTGTAAAGGCTAGAGCCGAATTTACCGAGGCGCGAAAGCTGTTGCCTAACTCGGATCAGGTCAACCAGAAGTCGCTTGAGAATGACATCGCGATCGGAATGGCGGTAACGAGTGACACGACGATCCAAAGGCTTCTAAAGAAAGAACTTGAGACATCGGTATCGTCTGCGGCCAACGCTGCAACGCCTAACCGCTGA